One window of the Cryptomeria japonica chromosome 7, Sugi_1.0, whole genome shotgun sequence genome contains the following:
- the LOC131047238 gene encoding putative UPF0481 protein At3g02645 has translation MEISVKRRLFCSFTLTLRPRLHIRSCAQAFSIFEPSITKFSSPLRQAASRDLPPIFLFESMVIMNGDEAKIDEDRWIIQIKESLQVHGEQEEENEISISIFCVPKELLAAKPEAYIPQCVSIGPYHYWRYELHGTERYKVAAARRFQKTISDCKFESVVEEVKKSSWQIRNCYHKYVDYKDDTLALLMALDTSFVLECLHFYTEQPDQASSQVFSRVKSLGGLLDPSGRSATHNEIMRDLMKLENQLPLFLLQKLLEMQLGSQDMAEERLCNLVRIACEEWSPFMFKIPESSRLRIKERGHILEVLYYSIVPEAAMDDTISNRNENEKNLQLGGSLLLYYVRRALKALWKAVAFLKVRLAKLHSALPQLLLKRIPVQLPTRLASTIQNLSNQRKDEKHEEKEEERGSSSAETPPTRDELAIPSVSDLYSAGVKFLPTDGDLNTILFDPTTATLYLPKLRLDSNTEVVLRNLVAFEASAAPGALIFTRYTDFLNGIIDTDEDVRLLTKSGILFNHLEDGGQVASLWNGMGKCVKLPKVKYLDQVIADINKYYNNRWNVAAKKYINKYIFSSWKLLTVVSAGLLLLVTCLQGFCSVYDCKGLRSSTSIS, from the coding sequence ATGGAAATATCTGTCAAAcgaagattgttttgttctttcacTTTGACCCTGAGGCCAAGGCTTCATATACGATCGTGTGCCCAAGCGTTTTCCATATTTGAGCCTTCTATTACAAAATTTTCATCCCCTCTGCGTCAAGCTGCTTCCCGTGATCTCCCACCCATTTTCCTCTTTGAATCGATGGTAATAATGAACGGAGATGAAGCAAAGATCGATGAAGATCGATGGATTATTCAAATCAAGGAAAGTCTGCAAGTCCATGGCgagcaagaagaagaaaatgagattTCTATATCTATATTTTGTGTGCCCAAGGAGTTGCTTGCAGCGAAACCAGAAGCATATATTCCGCAGTGCGTCTCCATCGGACCATATCACTATTGGAGATATGAACTGCACGGAACAGAGAGATATAAAGTTGCTGCTGCGAGAAGATTTCAGAAGACAATCAGTGACTGTAAGTTCGAATCTGTAGTGGAAGAGGTGAAGAAGAGTAGTTGGCAGATCAGGAACTGCTACCATAAATATGTGGACTACAAGGATGATACCTTGGCATTGCTTATGGCCTTGGACACCTCCTTCGTGCTCGAGTGCTTGCATTTCTACACAGAACAGCCGGACCAGGCTTCTTCACAAGTATTTTCCAGAGTGAAGAGTTTGGGCGGACTCTTAGACCCATCCGGCAGAAGCGCAACGCACAATGAAATAATGAGAGATCTGATGAAGCTTGAGAATCAACTTCCTTTATTCCTCTTGCAGAAGTTGCTAGAGATGCAATTGGGTTCTCAAGATATGGCAGAAGAAAGGCTATGCAATCTGGTAAGAATTGCTTGTGAAGAATGGTCTCCATTTATGTTCAAGATACCAGAAAGTTCAAGGCTGCGTATAAAAGAGAGGGGCCACATACTGGAGGTTCTCTATTACTCCATTGTCCCTGAAGCAGCCATGGACGATACCATTTCCAACAGGAATGAGAACGAAAAAAATCTGCAGTTGGGCGGTTCTCTTTTACTGTATTACGTAAGACGTGCTCTGAAAGCCTTATGGAAGGCTGTCGCGTTTTTAAAAGTCCGGCTTGCTAAGCTGCATTCGGCTCTCCCTCAGCTTCTGTTAAAAAGAATACCTGTCCAGTTGCCCACGCGCCTTGCTTCCACTATTCAAAATCTCTCAAATCAGCGCAAAGATGAAAagcatgaagaaaaagaagaggaaagagGATCCTCCTCTGCGGAAACTCCTCCTACGCGCGACGAACTGGCAATTCCCTCAGTCTCAGATTTATACTCAGCAGGAGTTAAATTCCTTCCTACCGATGGAGACCTCAACACAATTCTCTTCGACCCAACGACTGCAACTCTTTATCTTCCCAAATTGAGGTTGGATTCCAACACAGAAGTAGTTCTCAGAAATCTGGTGGCGTTCGAAGCTTCTGCGGCTCCTGGTGCTTTGATTTTCACTCGCTACACAGATTTCTTGAACGGTATCATCGACACAGACGAAGATGTTCGGCTGTTGACGAAGAGTGGGATTCTTTTCAACCACCTGGAAGACGGCGGCCAAGTGGCAAGCCTGTGGAACGGCATGGGCAAATGTGTGAAATTGCCGAAAGTTAAATATTTGGACCAAGTTATAGCAGACATCAACAAGTATTATAACAACAGATGGAACGTTGCTGCGAAGAAGTACATAAACAAGTACATATTTAGTTCATGGAAGCTACTCACTGTTGTGTCCGCAGGCCTACTTTTGCTTGTGACTTGTTTACAAGGTTTCTGTTCTGTGTACGACTGTAAAGGTTTGCGGAGCAGCACCAGTATTTCATAG